The nucleotide sequence TCTTGACGTCCACCGAAAATAACCCAAACATCACCTCCTCTCCTGAAGATGTGATGTACATCGCTCCTATGAGCAGGTATCCCCCGCCTACACCAAGCAGAACAACATGATGCATTTCCGGCAACGGGATGACCTTCTCCAAGTGCCATTGGTTATTTCTCAGAATGGAATACCTCAGCCAACATGGTTCATACATGTTACCCCTGTCATAGACTTCAGCGAGCATTCCGAGCATTCCTTCTGCTGCCTCAACAATGACGAAATTGCTGCTCCATCCTTGTTCAGGTGGTAGGTTGACAGCAGAGAACTCCATGGCACGTGTATCAAGCAGAACCAACTTGTTCAGGAGGGGAAAACGCCAACAGAAGCATCCGTGGACGAACTGACGATCTGAGAGCCCATCCTTGGTGCCTTCAAGTGGAGCAAACGTAGCTTGAGCACTCCATTGGTCAAATGCAAGAGAATGCCACTGCCAATCCAAAGAGGAGAAGACGAGCAGCAGCAGATTCATTCTGCACTGCAGCAAGCACATGACCCTGAATGATAACGGGTCCTCTTCATCATCGCCGGGAGCAAGGAAAGTCTCCAGATGGAGGAGGTCCGGTTCACTGACCAGCGCTTTCAGGTCGCCGGGGACGGCGGGCAGCAGGATGTAGCGGCCGTGCACGGGGTCGCACACAGCGAGGTCCCTTACCGAAAAATAGCGCAGATGAGAGCTGCCGCCTTTGCCTGGGACTGGGGCGCCGTCGAGGAGGGCGCGTCCGTCCAAGAAGTCAATCGCGCTCCAGGTACGTCCggtggtggaggggaggaaggaggagcAGGAGAAGTCGAAGCCGGCGAAGGCGCGGGCGGCGAAGGCGGAGGGGTGCGGCGGCTGGGCCGGGATGAAGGCGCTGTCGTCGAACGCGCCGATGAGAGGCGGCGGGTGGTGGGCGCGGTAGCGACGGAGGAAGGCGTGGTCGGTGATGAGACGGCGGAAGGAGGGGCACGCCGCGGAGGCGCGGGCTAGGTCGGCAGCAGTGGGGAGACGGAGGAAGATGTCGCGGAGGAGCTCGTCTGGGGTTTGGAAGATCGGCGTCTCCGGCAGCGGTGCTGGATGCGGCGGCGGCATCGGGCTGGCCGGCGGGGAAATTGGGGATCTACAAAATGCTCAACCTTTTTTTTTTTGCCAGGCAAATGGGTGTCTCTTGTACGGCTTCTACGATGGGCTCTGCAGATGGATGAGCCTCCAAATGTTACACGCCTTATTAATCATCAAATCGACTCAAAAAAATATTAATCATCAAATCAACtcaaaaaaaatattaatcatCAAATCGACTGAAAATTTGCCTAAAAAATCAAATCGACTCAAAAACTTCGCTCGCTAT is from Triticum aestivum cultivar Chinese Spring chromosome 3A, IWGSC CS RefSeq v2.1, whole genome shotgun sequence and encodes:
- the LOC123063577 gene encoding uncharacterized protein; amino-acid sequence: MPPPHPAPLPETPIFQTPDELLRDIFLRLPTAADLARASAACPSFRRLITDHAFLRRYRAHHPPPLIGAFDDSAFIPAQPPHPSAFAARAFAGFDFSCSSFLPSTTGRTWSAIDFLDGRALLDGAPVPGKGGSSHLRYFSVRDLAVCDPVHGRYILLPAVPGDLKALVSEPDLLHLETFLAPGDDEEDPLSFRVMCLLQCRMNLLLLVFSSLDWQWHSLAFDQWSAQATFAPLEGTKDGLSDRQFVHGCFCWRFPLLNKLVLLDTRAMEFSAVNLPPEQGWSSNFVIVEAAEGMLGMLAEVYDRGNMYEPCWLRYSILRNNQWHLEKVIPLPEMHHVVLLGVGGGYLLIGAMYITSSGEEVMFGLFSVDVKTLQVELFAELSKIILSGRLYAGFPPSLCAPTI